A genomic stretch from Aedes albopictus strain Foshan chromosome 2, AalbF5, whole genome shotgun sequence includes:
- the LOC109408562 gene encoding uncharacterized protein LOC109408562 encodes MVSLASSHLIGLVRSNNPLRVTSNMKAFVVLSMALAIASSAAVDDSAKKEKRGLWELGYGHDNLDLDNHYNHHHLDFDHHKEVKHVSTTITKKVPVPYPVEVEKHVPVEVKVPYPVHVEKKVPVYVEKQVPVVVEKKVPYHVDRPVPYPVEVKVPVVHKEYVEVPKPYAVHVEKPVPVIVQKPVYVEKHVPVTVHVKEHHHKNKHWGLF; translated from the exons ATGGTATCACTCGCTTCAAGTCATCTCATCGGCTTAGTTCGATCCAATAATCCACTCAGGGTAACATCCAACATGAAG GCGTTCGTAGTGCTGTCCATGGCTCTGGCCATCGCATCCAGCGCGGCAGTTGACGATTCCGCCAAGAAGGAGAAGCGCGGACTCTGGGAACTGGGCTACGGTCACGACAACCTGGACCTGGACAACCACTACAACCATCACCATCTGGATTTCGACCACCACAAGGAAGTCAAGCATGTTTCGACCACCATCACCAAGAAGGTCCCAGTCCCGTACCCAGTCGAGGTCGAGAAACACGTCCCTGTGGAAGTGAAGGTCCCCTACCCGGTGCACGTCGAAAAGAAGGTCCCCGTCTACGTCGAAAAGCAAGTCCCGGTAGTCGTTGAGAAGAAGGTCCCATACCACGTCGATCGTCCAGTTCCCTACCCAGTTGAGGTCAAGGTCCCAGTCGTCCACAAGGAATACGTCGAAGTGCCCAAGCCATACGCAGTTCATGTTGAAAAGCCCGTTCCGGTGATCGTCCAGAAGCCGGTGTACGTTGAGAAGCATGTCCCAGTGACCGTGCACGTCAAGGAGCACCACCACAAGAACAAGCACTGGGGACTGTTCTAA
- the LOC109429602 gene encoding uncharacterized protein LOC109429602 gives MISLTARQLIGLVRSNNPLRVASNMKAFVVLSMALAIASSAAVDDSTKKEKRGLWELGYGHDNLDLNNHYNHHHLDFDHHKEVKHVSTTITKKVPVPYPVEVEKHVPVEVKVPYPVHVEKKVPVYVEKQVPVVVEKKVPYHVDRPVPYPVEVKVPVVHKEYVEVPKPYAVHVEKPVPVIVQKPVYVEKHVPVTVQVKEHHHKNKHWGLF, from the exons ATGATATCACTCACTGCAAGGCAACTCATCGGCTTAGTTCGATCCAATAATCCACTCAGGGTAGCATCCAACATGAAG GCGTTCGTAGTGCTGTCCATGGCTCTGGCCATCGCATCCAGCGCGGCAGTTGACGATTCCACTAAGAAGGAGAAGCGCGGACTATGGGAACTGGGCTACGGTCACGACAACCTGGACCTGAACAACCACTACAACCATCATCATCTGGATTTCGACCACCACAAGGAAGTCAAGCACGTTTCGACCACCATCACCAAAAAGGTCCCAGTCCCGTACCCAGTCGAGGTTGAAAAGCACGTCCCCGTGGAAGTGAAGGTCCCCTACCCGGTGCACGTCGAGAAGAAGGTCCCGGTCTACGTCGAAAAGCAAGTCCCGGTGGTCGTTGAGAAGAAGGTCCCCTATCACGTTGATCGTCCAGTTCCCTACCCAGTTGAGGTCAAGGTCCCAGTTGTCCACAAGGAATACGTCGAAGTGCCCAAGCCGTACGCAGTTCATGTTGAGAAGCCCGTTCCCGTGATCGTCCAGAAGCCGGTGTACGTTGAGAAGCATGTCCCAGTGACCGTGCAAGTCAAGGAGCACCACCACAAGAACAAGCACTGGGGACTGTTCTAA